The Burkholderia mallei ATCC 23344 genome has a window encoding:
- the pcaD gene encoding 3-oxoadipate enol-lactonase, producing the protein MPFASVDGVRLHYRIDRAARADAPWLVFSNSLGADLSMWAPQIGPMTAHFNLLRYDTRGHGHSDAPAGSYTIEQLAGDVIGLLDHVGVARAHFCGISMGGLTGAALAARHAKRVDRVVLSNTSAKIGSPEIWAPRARKARAEGMAALADAVLPRWFTAAFFEREPRLIDVIRDTFNHTDKDGYAANCDALNAADLRDEAKGIAVPTLVVTGAHDLSTPPEQGRALAASIAGAKHVEFDCAHISNIECADGFNRTLIDFLTA; encoded by the coding sequence ATGCCTTTCGCTTCAGTCGATGGAGTGCGACTGCATTACCGGATCGATCGCGCGGCGCGCGCCGACGCGCCGTGGCTCGTGTTCTCGAACTCGCTCGGCGCGGACCTGTCGATGTGGGCGCCGCAGATCGGCCCGATGACCGCGCACTTCAATCTGCTGCGCTACGACACGCGCGGTCACGGCCACTCGGACGCGCCGGCCGGCTCGTACACGATCGAGCAACTGGCGGGCGACGTGATCGGCCTTCTCGATCACGTCGGTGTCGCGCGCGCGCATTTCTGCGGCATCTCGATGGGCGGCCTGACGGGCGCGGCGCTCGCCGCGCGTCACGCGAAGCGCGTCGATCGCGTGGTGCTGTCGAACACGTCGGCGAAAATCGGCTCGCCGGAAATATGGGCGCCGCGTGCGCGCAAGGCGCGCGCCGAAGGGATGGCGGCGCTCGCCGACGCGGTGCTGCCCCGCTGGTTCACGGCCGCGTTCTTCGAGCGCGAGCCGCGCCTTATCGACGTGATTCGCGATACGTTCAATCACACGGACAAAGACGGCTACGCGGCGAACTGCGATGCGTTGAACGCCGCCGATCTGCGTGACGAGGCGAAAGGCATCGCGGTGCCGACGCTCGTGGTGACGGGCGCGCACGACCTTTCGACGCCGCCGGAACAGGGCCGCGCGCTTGCCGCGTCGATCGCAGGCGCGAAGCATGTCGAATTCGATTGCGCGCACATCTCGAACATCGAATGTGCGGACGGCTTCAATCGCACGCTGATCGATTTCCTGACGGCCTGA
- the pcaC gene encoding 4-carboxymuconolactone decarboxylase: MNDDQRYEAGMNVRRAVLGDAHVDRSLANRTDLTDEFQHLITRYAWGEIWTRDGLPRHTRSLLTIAMMVALNRGEELALHLRAAKNNGVTRDEIKEVLLQTAIYCGVPAANSAFHLAQRIFGEEDSAS; the protein is encoded by the coding sequence ATGAACGACGATCAACGTTACGAAGCGGGCATGAACGTGCGCCGCGCGGTGCTCGGCGATGCGCACGTCGACCGGTCGCTCGCGAACCGCACCGATCTGACCGATGAATTCCAGCACCTGATCACGCGCTATGCGTGGGGCGAGATCTGGACGCGCGACGGCTTGCCGCGCCATACGCGCAGCTTGCTGACGATCGCGATGATGGTCGCGCTCAACCGTGGCGAGGAGCTCGCGCTGCATCTGCGCGCGGCGAAGAACAACGGCGTGACGCGCGACGAGATCAAGGAAGTGCTGCTGCAGACAGCGATCTACTGTGGCGTGCCCGCGGCGAATTCGGCGTTTCATCTCGCGCAGCGCATCTTCGGCGAAGAAGACTCGGCGAGCTGA
- a CDS encoding MFS transporter, giving the protein MTDLARQLDVQQFIDERRFSPYQWLILILCFLIVAADGFDTAAIGFVAPALAQQWHVTKAALGPVMSAALVGLALGALAAGPLADRIGRKRVLVGSVVLFGLFSIGCAFTQSVTELAVLRLLTGLGLGAAMPNATTLMAEYAPHAKRSFLVNTMFCGFTLGSSAGGLVAAALIPEHGWRSVFIVGGIVPLALGALLIALPESIRFMVLRGAPHERIAAVLRRIAPDAAFDGVRFVLPDDRGEQRRSGAAVVLSPRYRAGTAMLWLTYFMGLLVYYLMTSWLPTLIRDTGFTVRDAALVTALFPLGGGIGAIACGWLMDRIEPHRVIAFAYALTALFVWMIGLQAGHLALLATVVFVAGVCMNGAQSSLPALAAAFYPTSGRATGVAWMLGVGRFGGILGAFSGGLLLQAQLGFGTIFSMLAVPALIAAGALMVKRSAASRETQPDAPTRAA; this is encoded by the coding sequence ATGACCGATCTCGCGCGCCAGCTCGATGTGCAGCAGTTCATCGACGAACGGCGCTTTTCGCCCTATCAGTGGCTGATTCTGATCCTGTGTTTTCTGATCGTCGCGGCGGACGGCTTCGACACCGCCGCGATCGGTTTCGTCGCGCCCGCGCTCGCCCAGCAATGGCACGTGACGAAGGCCGCGCTGGGGCCGGTGATGAGCGCGGCGCTCGTCGGCCTCGCGCTCGGCGCGCTCGCGGCGGGCCCGCTTGCCGACCGGATCGGCCGCAAGCGCGTGCTGGTGGGCTCGGTCGTGCTGTTCGGACTCTTCAGCATCGGCTGCGCTTTCACGCAGTCGGTCACCGAGCTCGCGGTGCTGCGGCTGCTGACGGGGCTCGGGTTGGGCGCGGCGATGCCGAACGCGACGACGCTGATGGCCGAGTATGCGCCGCACGCGAAACGCTCGTTTCTCGTCAACACGATGTTCTGCGGCTTTACGCTGGGCTCGTCCGCGGGCGGCCTCGTCGCCGCCGCGCTGATTCCCGAGCACGGGTGGCGCAGCGTGTTCATCGTCGGCGGTATCGTGCCGCTTGCGCTCGGCGCGCTGCTGATCGCGCTGCCCGAATCGATCCGCTTCATGGTGCTGCGCGGCGCGCCGCACGAGCGCATCGCCGCGGTGTTGCGCAGGATCGCGCCCGATGCGGCGTTCGACGGCGTGCGCTTCGTGCTGCCCGACGATCGCGGCGAGCAACGGCGCTCGGGCGCGGCCGTCGTGTTGTCGCCGCGCTATCGTGCGGGCACCGCGATGCTGTGGCTCACCTATTTCATGGGGCTGCTCGTCTACTATCTGATGACGAGCTGGCTGCCCACGCTGATTCGCGACACGGGATTCACCGTACGCGACGCGGCGCTCGTCACCGCGCTGTTTCCGCTCGGCGGCGGCATCGGCGCGATTGCTTGCGGCTGGCTGATGGACCGCATCGAGCCGCATCGCGTGATTGCGTTTGCCTATGCGCTGACGGCGTTGTTCGTCTGGATGATCGGACTGCAGGCCGGGCACCTCGCGTTGCTGGCGACCGTCGTGTTCGTCGCGGGCGTTTGCATGAACGGCGCGCAGTCGTCGCTGCCGGCGCTCGCGGCGGCGTTCTATCCGACGAGCGGGCGCGCGACGGGCGTCGCATGGATGCTCGGCGTCGGGCGCTTTGGCGGCATTCTGGGCGCGTTTTCGGGCGGCTTGCTGCTGCAGGCGCAGCTGGGATTCGGCACGATTTTCTCGATGCTCGCGGTGCCGGCGCTGATTGCGGCGGGGGCGCTGATGGTCAAGCGTTCGGCGGCGTCGCGCGAGACGCAGCCGGATGCGCCGACACGAGCGGCGTGA
- a CDS encoding LysE family translocator, producing the protein MNYLTLSALPAGMLFALVTSITPGPNNTMLLASGVNFGFRRTLPHMFGISAGVAILMLSVGFGLGEAFKRIPILYTLLETASVVYLLYLAWRIGTSGEVRAHNGKSRPMTFVEAIAFQWVNPKAWMMVLTAATTIQLSADYGRNAVWMALVFVFVGLPCISVWAAFGQGLRGFLSNPRWLRVFNLTMATLLVLSLYPMFAKVSGH; encoded by the coding sequence ATGAACTATCTCACCCTCAGCGCGCTGCCCGCGGGCATGCTGTTCGCGCTCGTCACCTCGATCACGCCCGGCCCGAACAACACGATGCTGCTCGCATCGGGCGTCAATTTCGGCTTCCGCCGCACGCTGCCGCACATGTTCGGCATCAGCGCCGGCGTCGCGATCCTGATGCTGTCGGTCGGCTTCGGCCTCGGCGAGGCATTCAAGCGGATCCCGATCCTCTACACGCTGCTCGAAACCGCAAGCGTCGTCTATCTGCTGTATCTCGCGTGGCGCATCGGCACGTCGGGCGAAGTGCGCGCTCACAACGGCAAATCGCGCCCGATGACGTTCGTCGAGGCGATCGCGTTTCAATGGGTCAATCCGAAAGCATGGATGATGGTGCTGACCGCCGCGACGACGATCCAGCTCTCCGCGGACTATGGCCGCAACGCCGTCTGGATGGCGCTCGTATTCGTCTTCGTCGGCCTGCCGTGCATCAGCGTATGGGCGGCGTTCGGTCAGGGGCTGCGCGGCTTCCTCTCCAATCCGCGGTGGCTGCGTGTCTTCAATCTCACGATGGCCACACTGCTCGTTCTGTCGCTCTACCCGATGTTCGCGAAGGTCAGCGGCCACTGA